Within the Acetomicrobium sp. S15 = DSM 107314 genome, the region GCCGGTCGAACCGCGCTACCTGAGGTGATAAGAGTACGAGGAAGGAGAGGGAGATCATACCTCCTAAGAACGAAGCCACCGTGGCCCCTCCCAAGGCCTTTCCAGCAAGGCCCTTTTTGGCCATCGCAAAGCCGTCGTTTAATATCTCAAGCGTTCCTCCGCCTAATCTGAGCCCCATCATTTCAGCCTGACGAGTCAGAATGGCGATAATGATCTCATCTTTGCGCCGAAGCATTGAAATGCCTGGGATGCTCATGGAAGTCTCATCCGGCAACGGTGACGATCTATGTGGACGGAATGGCGGCATCGGCTGCTT harbors:
- a CDS encoding tripartite tricarboxylate transporter permease gives rise to the protein MSIPGISMLRRKDEIIIAILTRQAEMMGLRLGGGTLEILNDGFAMAKKGLAGKALGGATVASFLGGMISLSFLVLLSPQVARFDRLVGPGKIVIETDSHSTTLGALGAFASGVGATDLAIILLT